The genomic stretch CAAAAGTCGTTTTTCCTGATCCTGATAATCCCACCAAGCCAATTTTTCCCCCCCCTTCTATTGTAACAGAAATTTGATCAAATATCTGTACACTAGGGATATAACCAAAGGTAACTTTATCAAACGAGATAGTTCCTTTTGTAATGCATAAAGATTTTGCCTGAGGATGATTCTGAATCGAATGAGGCATACTTATTAAAGAAAGTGCTGCTTTAGAAACACCTACTTCTTTAGCAATTTGGGTAATATGAAAGGAGCTATGCCAAACCAATCCCATAAGATTGAAGAAAGTCATATTAATAAGAGAAAAATCTCCTATGGAGATCCAGCGTTGGTTCCAGCCATATATTAATGTCAAAAAAGTAATAATGATAAAGATAAAAGTAAGCCCTCCTCTAAAAATATTAGCTTTTTCAATTGCCCAAGAGGCTTTTTCAGATTTTTCTATTTCATCTGTTTGATACCTACCAATGTGTGTTAGTTCATATCCAGAACGGGAAAATAGACGAACGGCTAACATAGAGCTAAGGCTATCAACTATTTGACCATCCAAAGTAGAGATGGTATCTGCATGGGCTTTTGCTGTTGTATTTATACTATTCATACTTAATGTGGTTACCAATACAAAAATGGCAACAAACACAAACAAGATTATGCCAAAAATAGCGCTTACCTGGAACACAATTACTAATGAAATGCAAAAAGTAAGCACACTACAAAAAAAACTGCCCAGTACAATCTCTAAAATATGCTCACAGGCACGAGGTAGCTCAGCTATTTTATTACTGATACCACCTGAAAAATTCTCTAAAAAATAGCTATGAGAATGATTTTGAGTGTAATCAAGAATGGTTTCTCTAATATTTTTTCGAAATTTAGGCCAAGTGCGCATAGCTATGATTCCATAACCACGCATAGCAATTTCCATCAACAACCAAGGTATAATTAAACCCATTAGCGGAAAGATCATTACGCGAAATGGAGAAGTTAAACCTGGGGTAAGTTGTTCTATGGTACTCACCAATACTTTGATAAAGTAAGGGTATAGTGATTCATTTATAGACCAAAATA from Cardinium endosymbiont of Culicoides punctatus encodes the following:
- a CDS encoding ABC transporter ATP-binding protein; translation: MFKTIGLPRTLFSFILFFVKKQRANFSLMFFTLIFWSINESLYPYFIKVLVSTIEQLTPGLTSPFRVMIFPLMGLIIPWLLMEIAMRGYGIIAMRTWPKFRKNIRETILDYTQNHSHSYFLENFSGGISNKIAELPRACEHILEIVLGSFFCSVLTFCISLVIVFQVSAIFGIILFVFVAIFVLVTTLSMNSINTTAKAHADTISTLDGQIVDSLSSMLAVRLFSRSGYELTHIGRYQTDEIEKSEKASWAIEKANIFRGGLTFIFIIITFLTLIYGWNQRWISIGDFSLINMTFFNLMGLVWHSSFHITQIAKEVGVSKAALSLISMPHSIQNHPQAKSLCITKGTISFDKVTFGYIPSVQIFDQISVTIEGGGKIGLVGLSGSGKTTFVNLILRLYDIQNGIISIDNQNITNISQESLHEQIAMIPQDPQLFHRTIFENIHYGRLDATKEQVLEAASIANCTEFINNLHNGFESIVGERGAKLSGGQRQRIAIARAILKNAPILIMDEATSALDSETEKIIQTSLRALMKDCTAIVVAHRLSTISHMDRILVFHKGRIIEDGNMSELLAQKGYFARLWEMQSNGFLPDKA